A DNA window from Camelina sativa cultivar DH55 chromosome 17, Cs, whole genome shotgun sequence contains the following coding sequences:
- the LOC104759996 gene encoding uncharacterized protein LOC104759996, translating to MGNKLLYYVIFSMFLLFTMLRVWRETTDAHVYRRKEWIETLFESGFASLRVGFHEDQKYFRLYFIQ from the exons ATGGGTAATAAGCTGTTGTACTATGTAATCTTTTCCATGTTTTTGCTGTTTACAATGTTACGAGTTTGGCGAGAAACCACGGATGCTCATG TTTATAGGCGAAAAGAATGGATTGAAACGCTTTTCGAATCTGGATTTGCCAGTCTTCGTGTGGGATTCCATGAAGATCAAAAGTACTTTAGGTTGTATTTTATACAATAG
- the LOC109130041 gene encoding uncharacterized protein LOC109130041, with protein sequence MVCFCFLVDQTRKVKRSKPVAGTCSRCGHCASIADMKTSTRFCFIPIYWKSWRAVVCSFCGSVLKSYR encoded by the coding sequence AtggtttgtttctgtttcttggtTGATCAGACAAGGAAAGTGAAACGGAGCAAACCGGTGGCTGGAACATGCTCACGGTGTGGCCATTGTGCGAGCATCGCCGACATGAAGACTTCCACCAGATTCTGTTTCATTCCTATTTATTGGAAATCTTGGAGAGCTGTCGTTTGCAGTTTCTGTGGCTCTGTTCTTAAGTCTTATcgttaa
- the LOC104758621 gene encoding uncharacterized protein LOC104758621 has protein sequence MAAAASLHTSISPRSFLPLSKPSLMKPHRSQTLLRKNKQRSCVSCALIRDEVDVIPVQSRDRTDHEVVLMSAETERDGNEAVVVGFVPAATTTSEGQLSLEGFPSSSGADLGDEKRRENEEMEKMIDRTINATIVLAAGSYAITKLLTIDHDYWHGWTLFEILRYAPQHNWIAYEEALKQNPVLAKMVISGVVYSVGDWIAQCYEGKPLFEIDRARTLRSGLVGFTLHGSLSHFYYQFCEELFPFQDWWVVPVKVVYDQTVWSAIWNSIYFTVLGFLRFESPLSIFKELKATFFPMLTAGWKLWPFAHLITYGVVPVEQRLLWVDCVELIWVTILSTYSNEKSETRISESVIESSSSSTTSIDPSKE, from the exons ATGGCTGCTGCAGCTTCACTCCACACCTCAATCTCTCCGCGTAGCTTCCTCCCTCTCTCCAAACCATCTCTGATGAAACCTCACCGCTCTCAAACTCTCctgagaaaaaacaaacagagaagcTGCGTTTCGTGCGCGTTGATCCGAGACGAAGTCGATGTGATTCCGGTTCAGAGCCGAGACCGTACGGACCACGAGGTGGTTTTGATGAGCGCCGAGACGGAGAGAGATGGTAACGAAGCGGTGGTTGTAGGGTTTGTTCCCGCTGCGACGACGACGAGCGAAGGTCAGCTTTCGTTAGAAGGCTTCCCTTCTTCTTCAGGAGCTGATTTGGgagatgagaagagaagagagaacgaagagatggagaagatgattGATCGAACCATTAACGCTACGATCGTTTTAGCTGCTGGTTCTTACGCCATTACCAAGTTGCTCACCATCGATCATGATTACTGGCAT GGATGGACACTGTTTGAGATACTGAGATATGCTCCTCAACATAACTGGATTGCTTACGAAGAAGCGTTAAAGCAAAACCCTGTTCTAGCCAAAATGGTCATAAGTGGAGTTGTCTACTCTGTTGGAGATTGGATAGCTCAG TGCTACGAAGGCAAACCGTTGTTTGAAATCGATAGAGCAAGAACATTGAGATCAGGACTAGTTGGTTTCACACTCCATGGCTCGTTATCTCATTTCTATTACCAGTTCTGTGAGGAGCTTTTCCCATTTCAAGATTGGTGGGTGGTTCCTGTCAAAGTCGTCTATGATCAAACTGTATGGTCGGCTATATGGAACAGTATTTACTTCACGGTTCTTGGCTTTCTACGTTTTGAATCTCCTCTCAGCATCTTTAAAGAACTAAAAGCTACGTTCTTTCCTATGTTAACA GCTGGGTGGAAGCTATGGCCATTTGCTCATTTGATCACGTACGGTGTGGTCCCTGTTGAACAACGACTTTTATGGGTAGATTGCGTGGAGCTTATTTGGGTCACTATACTCTCGAC TTACTCGAACGAGAAATCAGAAACAAGAATATCTGAGTCTGTCATTGAGAGCTCTTCAAGTTCTACCACATCCATTGATCCCTCCAAG GAATGA
- the LOC109129976 gene encoding uncharacterized protein LOC109129976 → MAIVRSFLQVAVTRDWEVYQMNVHNVFLHGDLEEEVFIRPTPGFRTADKNQVCRLHKSLYGLRQAPRCWFAKLSTTLLDYGFQQCVKDYSLFAFADADIRLHVLVYVDDLIITGSSRADLGISKYFLGIEVARNSTGMYLCQRKYTLDIISDTGLLGSKPASHPLKQDHTLALAPGDSLSDPYPYRQLVGRLIYLSVTRPDLSYVIHILSQFMHAPKAAHWAAALRVVRYLKSNPGQGILLQAGTDLRISAWCDSDHGGCPLSRRSLTAWVIQIGGSPVSWKTQKQDVVSRSSAEAEYRAMAETVCEILWLRELLTFLGVDCTSPVPLHCDNESAIHISKNLVFHERTKHIESDCHFIRDEILHGVIDPQHVSTRVQLADILTKALGRKEFDEFLSKLGYTVQ, encoded by the exons ATGGCGATAGTCCGATCTTTCCTTCAAGTCGCTGTTACTCGCGATTGGGAAGTGTATCAGATGAATGTCCATAACGTATTTTTACACGGTGATTTGGAGGAAGAGGTGTTCATTCGTCCTACTCCGGGTTTTCGCACTGCTGATAAGAACCAAGTGTGTCGTCTTCATAAATCGCTCTATGGTCTTCGCCAAGCCCCACGTTGTTGGTTTGCAAAGCTTTCCACGACATTACTAGACTATGGTTTTCAGCAATGTGTGAAGGATTACTCGTTGTTTGCCTTTGCTGATGCAGATATACGGCTCCATGTTCTTGTGTATGTGGATGATCTCATCATCACTGGGAGTTCTCGTGCG GATCTTGGTATTTCCAAGTATTTTTTGGGCATTGAAGTGGCCCGCAACTCAACAGGGATGTATTTGTGTCAGCGTAAGTACACTCTCGATATAATCTCTGATACTGGTTTACTTGGTTCTAAGCCGGCTTCTCATCCTCTCAAACAAGATCATACTCTCGCTTTGGCTCCAGGTGATTCTTTGTCGGATCCGTATCCTTACCGTCAGTTAGTTGGTCGGTTGATTTATCTCAGTGTGACACGGCCTGATCTCTCCTACGTGATCCATATTTTGTCTCAGTTTATGCATGCTCCCAAGGCGGCTCATTGGGCGGCTGCGCTACGGGTGGTTCGGTATCTCAAGTCGAATCCAGGACAGGGTATTCTGTTGCAGGCTGGGACTGACTTGCGAATCTCTGCTTGGTGTGATTCTGATCATGGTGGTTGTCCGCTTTCACGTCGGTCGCTTACTGCTTGGGTTATTCAGATAGGGGGTTCTCCGGTTTCGTGGAAGACACAGAAACAGGATGTGGTCTCGCGATCTTCGGCTGAGGCTGAATATAGAGCCATGGCTGAAACGGTGTGTGAAATTCTTTGGCTGCGGGAGTTGCTTACATTTCTCGGTGTTGACTGTACCTCTCCTGTTCCGCTTCATTGTGACAATGAATCTGCTATTCATATAAGCAAGAATCTGGTGTTCCACGAACGTACCAAGCATATTGAGTCCGATTGTCACTTCATCCGTGACGAGATTCTTCATGGTGTGATTGATCCTCAACATGTTTCCACACGGGTTCAGCTTGCTGATATACTTACCAAAGCTCTCGGTCGCAAAGAGTTTGATGAGTTCTTGTCTAAGTTGG GCTATACCGTACAATGA